A window of Leptospira johnsonii genomic DNA:
AGACGCAGTGGATATTTTAGGTAGAGTTTATGACGACGAGATCGACAACAAACTGTATCTTCGTTGGGATGCAGACACTCGCAAAAAACTTCTGGGTGATAAAATCCCGCCTGGAGCACAGAAGAGAAAACAAGCTGCAACTGCAACCCAGCCTAATAAATAAGATCTTTCCATTCTTCTGAAAAAATGAAAAGGCCTGTTTCCAAAAGGGGACAGGCTTTTTTATTTCTGCAAAGTCCATTCTACTTGAAACGAACATTGTAAGTTATGATCCAAAGAGACTTATTCCATTCGTGTTTCTCCCTTTGACATTTGTTAAGAATTTGCTTTCCTTGTTCAGACTGGTACTAAAGCATAGTTCGCATGAATCCACTTAAGTTTATGGAAAGCCGTTTGGGTAGGTTTTCCCCGAAGTATCGCAAACTGGTATTACGTACCTATGTCGTAACATTAAGATTGGTACTTACGGTAGCGTTTCCATCTATGATCTCGGGGATTTTTTATGCGGTCATAGGCAAAAGGGAAAAACAATATTCTTCTTTCTTAAAAGGTTCTAAAACTTGGGGAACTGCAGTGATCAAGATGACCAAAACGGATCTGGTCTTAAAAAACGAAATTCAGATCCCGGAAAAAGGTCATATGATCTTCTTGAATCATGTAAACGAGATCGATTTTCCTTACGACTGTCTGATCGTAAACAAACCGTATCTGGCAAACCAAGTGATTAAAAAAACATTAATCGCTTATTGGTGGATGAAGGCAATGGGTTCTCAGGTTTTCGAAACTTCCAAGGCAGCTACGATTGCAGTTTCTGTTCGCAATTTATTAAAAGGACTTTCTACTACTTCTTATATAGTATACCCGGAAGGTCATAATTCTTATTCTGAAATTATCCAGCCAATGCAAAAGGGGATGGTTAAACTCGCTTATGAGAATAAGATCCCTGTTGTGGTAGTACTTAAATCCGGGATCACCACTTACCAAACGGAACCTATGTTTGCTAAAGTCGGTTACAAATTTATCGGAAGATACGAACCCTGGACTCACGCGAATTGGGAGAGTTTTAGGGATTTCTTATACGAAACCATGAGCAAGGAAAAAATCGCATTGGATTCCGAGATCGGAACAGTGCGGGAACCTGTCTCTTCTAAATCCAAGTGATCAAAAGACTACTTATCGCAAACAGGGGGGAGATCTCTCTCCGAATTCAAAAGACCTGCAAAAGATTGGGTATTGAGACCGTAGCCGTATATTCGGATGCGGACAAGGATGCACCTTTCGTAAAAGCGGCGGACTTTTCCTTTTATCTGGGAGAGTCCGAGCCTTCGAAATCATATTTAGTAATTTCTAATATACTAAAAGCAATCTCCGAAACCGGAGCGGATGCGGTTCATCCAGGTTATGGGTTCTTATCCGAG
This region includes:
- a CDS encoding lysophospholipid acyltransferase family protein, producing MNPLKFMESRLGRFSPKYRKLVLRTYVVTLRLVLTVAFPSMISGIFYAVIGKREKQYSSFLKGSKTWGTAVIKMTKTDLVLKNEIQIPEKGHMIFLNHVNEIDFPYDCLIVNKPYLANQVIKKTLIAYWWMKAMGSQVFETSKAATIAVSVRNLLKGLSTTSYIVYPEGHNSYSEIIQPMQKGMVKLAYENKIPVVVVLKSGITTYQTEPMFAKVGYKFIGRYEPWTHANWESFRDFLYETMSKEKIALDSEIGTVREPVSSKSK